The proteins below are encoded in one region of Lonchura striata isolate bLonStr1 chromosome 1, bLonStr1.mat, whole genome shotgun sequence:
- the RNMT gene encoding mRNA cap guanine-N(7) methyltransferase, translating to MAEVTKTEEQQVEKSLEEVEKTPHALESASGVRCEGNSSASGTEQSTENDKEVDSCNQDGRAKRKNLDSEDEPPKKVHVIGHGQAVAAHYNELQEVGLEKRSQSRIFYLRNFNNWTKSVLIGEFIDHVRQKKSDITVLDLGCGKGGDLLKWKKGRIKKLVCTDIADISVQQCKHRYEEMKSRCRYNEHIFDAEFIQADSTKDLLSSKYNDPDMRFDICSCQFVYHYSFETYEQADMMLKNACGNLSPGGYFIGTTPNSFELVKRLEASETNSFGNDVYNVKFEKKGDYPLFGCKYDFHLEEVVDVPEFLVYFPLLEEMAKKHGMKLVYKMTFREFYEEKIKNEEHKMLLRRMQALEPYSTHGDSRLVSDKPDDYEHAKEFIKDGKAKLPLGTLSKSEWEATSIYLVFAFQKQP from the exons ATGGCTGAAGTAACCAAGACAGAAGAACAGCAGGTGGAAAAGAGTTTGGAAGAAGTGGAGAAAACACCTCATGCTTTAGAGTCAGCTTCAGGTGTCAGATGTGAAGGCAATAGTTCTGCTTCAGGTACAGAGCAGTCCACTGAAAATGACAAAGAAGTTGATAGTTGTAATCAGGATGGCAGAGCAAAGAGGAAGAATTTAGATTCTGAAGATGAACCTCCTAAGAAAGTA catGTGATTGGCCATGGgcaagctgtggctgcacattaTAATGAACTTCAAGAAGTTGGTTTGGAAAAACGTAGCCAGTCTCGCATATTCTACCTCCGAAACTTTAATAATTGGACAAAGAGTGTCCTGATTG GTGAATTTATAGACCACGTACGACAGAAGAAGAGTGACATAACTGTTTTGGATCTAGGATGTGGGAAAGGTGGAGACttgctgaaatggaaaaaaggcaGAATTAAAAAACTTGTCTGTACTG ACATTGCTGACATTTCTGTGCAGCAGTGCAAGCACCGCTATGAAGAAATGAAGTCCCGATGTCGGTATAATGAACATATTTTTGATGCGGAATTCATACAAGCAGATAGTACCAAG GATCTCTTGTCTTCCAAGTACAATGATCCAGATATGCGCTTTGACATTTGCAGTTGTCAATTTGTTTACCACTATTCATTTGAGACGTATGAGCAGGCTGACATGATGCTTAAAAATGCTTGTGGGAACCTCTCTCCTGGAGGTTATTTCATTGGCACAACTCCAAACAGCTTTGAACTTGT AAAGAGACTTGAAGCTTCAGAAACAAATTCATTTGGGAATGATGTGTACAATGTAAAATTTGAAAAGAAGGGAGACTATCCATTATTTGGCTGCAAGTATGATTTTCACTTGGAAGAAGTGGTTGATGTCCCTGAGTTTTTGGTTTACTTTCCCTTACTGGAAGA AATGGCAAAGAAGCATGGTATGAAATTAGTCTACAAAATGACATTTAGGGAATTCTATGAAGAAAAAATCAAGAACGAGGAGCATAAAATGCTGTTAAGGAGAATGCAGGCCTTGGAG CCATATTCTACACATGGTGATTCCAGGCTTGTTTCTGATAAACCTGATGATTATGAGCATGCAAAAGAGTTTATCAAAGATGGCAAGGCAAAGTTACCATTG GGAACCTTGAGTAAATCTGAATGGGAAGCAACAA gtaTTTACTTGGTatttgcatttcagaagcaACCGTGA